The following proteins are co-located in the Triticum aestivum cultivar Chinese Spring chromosome 1A, IWGSC CS RefSeq v2.1, whole genome shotgun sequence genome:
- the LOC123059860 gene encoding protein G1-like7 produces MDSPGTAGPPSSSAAGDAQQPVALAVAPPQPQPMPPPPQPMPPPPQQLSRYESQKRRDWNTFLQYLRNHRPPLTLARCSGAHVIEFLKYLDQFGKTKVHASGCAHYGQPSPPAPCPCPLRQAWGSLDALIGRLRAAYDESGHAPESNPFAARAVRIYLREVRDGQAKARGIPYEKKKRKRTPALPAGAAGEGASSSSVATAVPGRGEGGEQSGSGTTAASPLPSPTGAQAEGSSVAAAPSTSRV; encoded by the coding sequence ATGGACTCCCCGGGCACCGCCGGCCCTCCGTCCTCCTCCGCCGCGGGCGACGCGCAGCAGCCGGTGGCGCTGGCGGTGGCGCCCCCGCAGCCGCAGCCGAtgcccccgccgccgcagccgatgcccccgccgccgcagcagctgagCAGGTACGAGTCGCAGAAGCGGCGGGACTGGAACACGTTCCTGCAGTACCTGCGCAACCACCGCCCCCCGCTGACGCTGGCGCGCTGCAGCGGCGCGCACGTCATCGAGTTCCTCAAGTACCTCGACCAGTTCGGCAAGACCAAGGTGCACGCGTCCGGCTGCGCGCACTACGGCCAGCCCAGCCCGCCCGCGCCCTGCCCCTGCCCGCTCCGCCAGGCCTGGGGCTCCCTCGACGCGCTCATCGGCCGCCTCCGCGCCGCCTACGATGAGAGCGGCCACGCGCCCGAGTCCAACCCCTTCGCCGCGCGCGCCGTGCGGATCTACCTCCGCGAGGTCCGCGACGGCCAGGCCAAGGCCAGGGGCATACCCTACGAGAAGAAGAAGCGCAAGCGCACGCCCGCGCTCCCTGCCGGCGCTGCCGGGGAGGGGGCGAGCTCATCGTCGGTCGCCACGGCTGTCCCGGGCCGCGGCGAAGGAGGAGAGCAAAGTGGCAGCGGCACCACGGCGGCTTCACCACTGCCGTCACCCACCGGCGCCCAGGCTGAAGGGAGTAGCGTCGCTGCTGCTCCAAGCACCTCCCGAGTATAG